The Globicephala melas chromosome X, mGloMel1.2, whole genome shotgun sequence genome window below encodes:
- the LOC132594437 gene encoding OTU domain-containing protein 6A-like: protein MGDSQSEHQRMLRRHSREKTELQAHIQGMKSSIPKSDKQRRKQLLLDVARLEAEMEQKHQQELEKFQESFPDNSSLDSVTEDLAKLDLENKPPHLWRAQRKHKRKEAFNRESQDWMDKAEREHLASLRHDEEMKLGAILRAKHLEVKDIPADDHCMYRAIQDQLVFSVTVGSLRRRTAEYMRQHVDDFLPFFSNPETGDACSRDDFLSYCDDIVFSASCGSQLELRALSHVLQTPIEVIQANSPAVVIGEEYTKKPLTLVCKQYSYSSAEHYNSVKPLDTGSGGSVARRLI from the coding sequence ATGGGAGATTCACAGAGTGAGCATCAGCGGATGTTACGACGCCACAGCCGCGAGAAGACAGAGCTGCAGGCCCACATTCAGGGCATGAAGAGCTCGATCCCCAAGAGCGACAAGCAGAGACGAAAGCAGTTGCTCCTCGATGTGGCTCGCCTCGAGGCCGAGATGGAGCAGAAGCACCAGCAGGAGCTGGAGAAGTTCCAGGAGAGTTTCCCTGATAACAGCAGCCTCGATTCTGTCACTGAAGATCTGGCCAAGCTGGATCTCGAGAACAAGCCTCCTCACCTCTGGAGGGCACAGAGAAAGCACAAAAGAAAGGAGGCCTTCAATAGAGAAAGCCAGGATTGGATGGACAAGGCTGAGAGGGAGCATCTGGCCAGCTTGCGCCATGACGAGGAAATGAAGCTCGGCGCCATCCTGCGGGCCAAGCATCTGGAGGTGAAGGATATCCCGGCCGACGACCACTGCATGTACCGCGCCATCCAAGACCAGCTGGTGTTCTCCGTGACCGTGGGGAGCCTGCGGAGGCGCACCGCCGAGTACATGCGGCAGCATGTCGACGACTTCCTGCCCTTCTTCAGCAACCCCGAAACCGGCGACGCCTGCAGCCGCGACGACTTCTTGAGCTACTGCGACGACATCGTGTTCAGCGCGTCGTGTGGAAGCCAGCTCGAGCTGAGGGCCCTGTCGCACGTCCTGCAGACCCCCATCGAGGTGATCCAGGCCAACTCGCCCGCCGTCGTCATCGGAGAGGAGTACACCAAGAAGCCGCTCACCCTGGTCTGCAAGCAGTACTCCTACAGCAGCGCGGAGCACTACAACTCGGTGAAGCCACTCGACACCGGCTCCGGCGGAAGCGTGGCCCGGCGTCTCATCTAG